In Calditrichota bacterium, one genomic interval encodes:
- a CDS encoding fumarylacetoacetate hydrolase family protein: protein MFNKKNIQDIITTVTSLRSLDDVELKESIVYDLPIARPQKIICLGRNYKKHAEEFQNVVPPEPIIFAKLPTSLLPPGGTIRLPRDVGRVDHEIELAVVIGKSGKKIPKDRAMEHVAGYSVLNDVTARAMQIEDMKEKKPWMRSKSFDTFCPLGPFLVPADEIEDAHSLDISLKVNGEIKQQANTAEMVYKIPDIISYISRHITLNAGDIIATGTPAGVSELKPGDVVTGEIAGLGVLENSVDWE, encoded by the coding sequence ATGTTTAATAAGAAAAATATTCAGGACATCATCACGACGGTGACGAGTCTGCGCTCGCTGGATGACGTGGAGTTAAAAGAATCAATCGTTTACGATCTACCTATTGCCAGACCGCAGAAAATCATTTGCCTGGGGAGAAACTACAAAAAGCACGCGGAAGAATTCCAAAATGTGGTGCCGCCGGAACCGATTATTTTTGCAAAACTACCCACGAGTTTGCTGCCTCCGGGCGGAACAATTCGTCTGCCGCGGGATGTCGGACGCGTGGATCACGAGATCGAATTGGCTGTTGTCATCGGGAAATCCGGGAAAAAAATTCCCAAAGACAGGGCAATGGAGCACGTCGCCGGATATTCAGTACTGAACGATGTCACAGCGCGCGCCATGCAAATCGAAGATATGAAAGAAAAGAAGCCCTGGATGCGGTCGAAAAGTTTTGACACTTTTTGTCCCCTGGGGCCGTTTTTGGTGCCAGCGGATGAAATCGAGGATGCGCACAGTCTCGATATTTCGCTCAAAGTCAACGGTGAGATTAAACAACAGGCGAATACCGCGGAGATGGTGTACAAAATCCCCGACATCATCAGTTACATTTCCCGGCACATTACGCTCAATGCTGGCGATATTATTGCAACGGGAACGCCGGCTGGCGTATCTGAGCTGAAACCGGGCGATGTGGTAACAGGAGAAATTGCAGGACTCGGAGTGTTGGAAAATAGTGTTGATTGGGAATAG
- a CDS encoding D-cysteine desulfhydrase family protein, which produces MGKNFIPGKMSLARLPTPIQKLERLTKKWNSPEIYIKRDDFTGSEYSGNKIRKLEFSIAEAKRQSANFLITCGGVQSNHARATAVAAARLGMGSFLVLRGEEPEEKDGNLFLDLLVGARVRYISAEDYRNRVEEIMGEIGDELAAEGHKAYIVPEGASNAIGSFGYFTAAAEILQQMNEMGINFDYIVCADGSGGTHAGLLMGKKFFQLSSEIIGINVCDDADYFKEKVTRICRNAAMQYRVPVTVEAEEVHVIDGYVGEGYALNRPEEIEFISQIAKLEGVILDPVYTGKAFFGVYDQIQKGFFKKEDKILFIHTGGIFGLFPKKNLFGPLKS; this is translated from the coding sequence ATGGGAAAAAATTTTATCCCGGGAAAAATGTCGCTGGCGCGCTTGCCCACGCCGATTCAGAAACTGGAGCGGCTCACAAAAAAGTGGAATAGTCCTGAAATTTACATCAAGCGGGATGATTTTACCGGTAGCGAGTATTCCGGAAATAAAATCCGCAAGCTCGAATTTTCCATTGCTGAAGCAAAAAGACAAAGCGCGAATTTTCTCATCACTTGCGGCGGCGTGCAGTCCAATCACGCTCGTGCCACAGCCGTCGCCGCAGCGCGATTGGGAATGGGATCGTTTCTTGTACTGCGCGGTGAAGAACCGGAAGAAAAAGACGGGAATTTATTTTTAGATTTATTGGTTGGGGCGAGGGTTCGCTACATTTCGGCAGAAGATTACAGAAATCGCGTCGAAGAAATCATGGGCGAAATTGGTGATGAACTCGCCGCAGAAGGTCACAAAGCCTATATCGTTCCCGAAGGCGCGTCCAATGCCATCGGGTCTTTCGGCTATTTCACAGCCGCGGCAGAGATTTTGCAACAAATGAATGAGATGGGCATTAATTTTGATTACATCGTTTGCGCTGATGGCTCCGGCGGCACTCACGCCGGGCTTTTGATGGGAAAGAAATTTTTTCAACTCTCGTCTGAAATCATCGGCATCAATGTGTGCGACGATGCAGATTATTTCAAAGAAAAAGTGACGCGCATCTGCCGCAATGCAGCCATGCAATATCGCGTCCCGGTGACGGTGGAAGCGGAAGAAGTGCACGTGATCGATGGCTACGTCGGCGAAGGCTACGCCCTGAATAGACCGGAAGAAATCGAATTTATCTCCCAAATCGCGAAATTGGAAGGCGTCATTTTGGATCCGGTGTACACGGGAAAGGCGTTTTTTGGCGTGTATGATCAAATTCAAAAGGGATTTTTTAAAAAAGAAGATAAAATACTTTTTATTCACACCGGGGGAATCTTCGGTTTGTTTCCGAAGAAGAATTTGTTTGGACCTTTGAAAAGTTAA